TTGATTCTACTGCAGGAAGAATGGATGTATCTATTGATACTCAGTTGAAGGAAATTAAAGAACATCTTTTACAACTTGTAAGAGCGGAGTTGTAACCATGTTGACAATTGAGGAGTTACTGCAAGAAATAGACACGATGAATTCGTACAGGCGCTATGGAAAAGTAAAAAGAGTTATCGGTCTTATGATTGAGTCCAAGGGGCCAGAGAGCTCCATTGGGGATGTATGCAATATCATCATCCATAAAAAGAAAAAAAGAATTGTACAAGCGGAGGTCGTCGGCTTCAGAGATGACCACGTTATTTTAATGCCATTTACTGATATCCAGGATATTGGACCTGGATGTATGGTGGAGGCGACAAATAACCCTTTGGAAATTAGAATCGGTGAAGAGTTGAGGGGAAAGGTACTTGATGCACTGGGAAAACCTCTAAATCAAGAGGAGGAATTACCAGTCGGTTTAGGTAAATACCCTACAGACCAAGCACCCCCAAACCCAATGACGCGACCATCAATTACAGAAGAATTGGAAGTGGGAGTAAAAGTCATTGACGGCCTGCTTACAGTAGGCAAAGGGCAGAGGGTCGGGATTTTTGCTGGTAGTGGAGTTGGAAAAAGTACACTTCTTGGGATGATTGCACGAAATACTCATGCAGATATTAATGTGATAGCACTTATTGGGGAACGAGGCAGAGAAGTTCGAGACTTTTTGGAACGTGACCTTGGTCCTGAAGGGTTAAGTCGTTCCATCGTTATCGTGGCTACATCCGATCAACCCGCACTTATGCGGATAAAAGGGGCATATACGGCAACGGCCATCTCAGAGTATTTCCGAGATATGGGCTATAATGTCATGCTCATGATGGATTCAGTGACAAGGGTGGCAATGGCGCAAAGAGAGGTTGGTTTGGCAGTGGGAGAACCGCCGACCACCAAAGGTTATACACCCAGCGTATTTTCCATGCTTCCTAAATTGTTGGAAAGAACCGGCACAAACCAACACGGGTCCATCACGGCCTTCTACACAGTGCTGGTGGATGGGGATGACATGAATGAGCCCATAGCTGATACAGTTCGCGGGATACTTGACGGTCATTTTGTTTTAGATAGAGATCTTGCAAATAAGGGGCAATACCCGGCAATTAACGTGTTAAAAAGTGTGAGTCGGGTTATGAACCATATCGTCGATAATGAACATAAACGTGCAGCGGAATCCATGAGGGAAAAGCTTTCGAAATATTACCAAGCTGAAGACCTTATTAATATTGGGGCCTATAAGCGAGGAAGCTCCAGAGAAATCGATGATGCCATTCAATCCTACCCGGCCATCATAAACTATTTAAAACAAGAAGTGGATGATAGCTGGAAGTTTACTGATACAAAAAAAGAATTAACAAACTTAATGAAGTAGGTGGTAGGCATGTCTGTTAGAAGAGGCCGTTTAGAAAAGTTGTTGGTGGTGAAAAAAGCCGAAAAAGACCAGGCAAGTTCAGAATATCAAACGGCAATTTCACAGTTTGAAACAGAAGGCCAAACCTTATATGAATTATTAAAGAAGAAAGAGCAATTAGATGAAGTTTTGCAAGTTAGCCTCCAAACTGGAATACCAATAGAAACACTTAAACAGCAGCAATTCTTTATGGGGAACTTGGAAAAAAACTTGCTTCACCAACAAAAAAAAGTAAGCCATGCTAGGGCATTCATGAACTTAAAAGAAGAAAAACTAAAAGAACAATCGGTGGAATGTAAAAAATATGAAGTGTTGGATAACAAAGAAAAACTTTATTGGAAGCAAAATGATCTTAAAGTGGAGGCAACATTTATAGACGAACTCTCCATTCTTCAATATTCGCAACACACGAATAGGTGAATAAAAAATGAAAATAGAAAAACAAACAGAAGAAGTAGAAGAAAAATATACATTCCTGCAAAAGCTTTTGTATTTGTTTATCATTCCGCTTCTTTTCACACTTGTCATTGTACTGGGCTATCTGACGTATGAAGGGAAAAATGTATTTGAAGTTGCCCAATCTTTCCTCCCTGCCAAGGAAGAAGTGATTATTACTGAGGAAGAAAAAGAAGAAGAAGGGTCGTCATCTACAAAAAATGACAACACAAATTCCTCGCAAGAAATCATTCTCCTAGAAAGGCAAATTAGTGATAAAGAAAGGGAGATCACTAAGCTTGTTGCAAGTCTAGAAGAAGCGAATAGTAAAATAGAAGATTTAGAGAAACAACAACAAGAAATAAGATCTTCAACAAAAGAGTTGGCCAAGCTATATGAAGGAATGTCCACGAAAAAGGCTGCTCAAATCATAATAGAACTGGATGAAGATATGGCGCTCTTGATCTTAAATGAATTAAGCACCTCCAAAACATCTTCTATCTTAGGACAACTCGAACCAGAACAGGCAGCAAGATTTACGGAACTACTAGCCGATAAGGAATAGGTTTTTAGAAAGGAATGAAAGAAGTGAACTTTTTTGTAACTGGTGAAGCTTCTGCTTCCGTCGGTTCAAGCAAGAAAATGAGTCCAGACGGTATGAAAAAGTCAGAGCAACTAACCGAAAGTGTGTCGGACAGTTTCCGTTCAATCTTGTCTGAAAGTCTCCTTTCTGCCATGTTGTCCCTTTCTCAGTCTGATAGTGAGATGGTAGGAGAAGATAATGCCGCAGTGGAGAAATTGATGAAAGAAATGGATGACATCACAACATTGCAGCTTGCTATTCTTAATGAACTACAAGAGTGGCAAAACATGCAGACTGATTCAAATGAAAATAAAGAACTACCAGAAGAATATTTCCATTTGTTAGAAGATGTTATGGCGATGATGTCCCTCCTCTCAAATTTTGACGGCAATATTCAAGGAAAAGTCGATAAAAAGTTAATACAACCATTCACTCAGCTATCAGATAGAGTGATGATATTTATGAAAAGTTATATTACGCCAATGGATGAAAAGTCAGATCTACAAATGTCTACTAAAGAACAGTCAAACATACAGGATCTGTTAAAGGCAATAGATTCCAAGATGGGCAAGGTAGAACAGATGGTAAGGGCAGCGACCCCAACTTTTCCACCCACATCGGATTCGTCTTCATTGAAAACAGCTTTTATGCCTAGTGAATCCTTACTACAAAATGGTCCCGTTACGATGAACTTGTTGCAACAACCAAAACAGACGACCATCCAATGGGTAGTGGATACAACTTCAAATGAGGTTGCACGAGAACAATTGATGCAAAAGCTTGAAGGTATCTTGTCTAAAACAACTACAAGACTAGTTAACGGTAACCAGTCCATGACCATCCGGTTGGCTCCCGATCATCTTGGAACATTACATATAAAATTACAGGAAACCGAGAACGGTTTAGTCACTAAACTTATTGTTCATTCCAAGTCTGCTGCATCGCTTCTTGAGAGCGGTATTGCCAATTTGAAACAAACTCTTGCACAGGCGAATGCGAATATGGATAAGATTGAAATTGTGTTTTTAGATCAAGAGCAAAAGTTCACACAACAGCATAAAGGAACAAATGAAGAAAATTCCCAAGCAAAGCAATCTTTTAAGCAGAACAAGCAACAAGACGATTCCAATCAAACTTTTGAAGATGTCCTTTTAGAAGAGTTAGAAATAAAAATCCCTGAAGGTGAGAGAACATGACAAATACTATTTCATCTGATCTTTACATTCAGAACCGTCCGGTGGAAACATCTAATCAGAACAATGTGATGGGAAAAGACGATTTCCTACGTCTTCTTATTACCCAATTGCAAAACCAGGATCCATTAAACCCAATGGAAGACAGAGAATTTATTGCCCAAATGGCAAATTTCTCTTCTCTTGAACAAATGGCGAACTTGAATAAAAGCATGGAAGGTTTTATAGACACCCAGAATAAAATGAACGTACTCTCCCTGCAACAATATCTAGGCTCAGAACTTACTTGGCAGCACACATATATGGTGGAAGACGAACCATTTGTCGAAATGAAGAACGGTACGGTTACAAGTATCTCCATGCAAGATGGAAAGGCGAGACTTATCATGGATGATGGAAGTGAGATCACTGTAGAGCAAATCACAAAAGTGAATCAGTCTGGAGAGATCTCTCAAGGTGGAAATGCCTCCCTACTATCAGCAAGTCACCTAATTGGAAAAAAGGTTTCCATCACTTTAGGGGAAGAATCCTATGAAAACGTCATGGTTAACTCCGTATTTACCAAGGACGGAAAAATTCATCTCACAGTTACAGATGAGCGCTTGTCAGATAAAAAGATACCGCTTAATGCCATCCACCAAATTACACAATAAATAGTGATAGACCAGAAAGCAAAATGAGGGGGAAAAAGAATGTTACGTTCCATGTATTCAAGTATCGGAGCACTTAGAAACTTTCAAACAAAACTAGATGTGATTGGTAACAATATTGCAAACGTCAATACGTATGGCTTTAAAAAAGGAAGAGCTACTTTTCAAGAGATGATGGTCCAACAATTATCAGGTGCAAGCGGACCTGCAGCAGGAAAAGGTGGAGTTAATGCGAAGCAAATTGGACTAGGCTCCATGATTAGTACGATAGATACCATCCAAACTCAAGGGTCACTGCAAACCACTGCAAGACCACTTGATTTAGCCTTATCCGGAGATGGATTCTTCGCAGTAGCCTCCATTGCAGATGTTACAAGAGTGAATGTTGATAGTGACACCAACTATGGGGATAACAAGATACTAGGTGGTGCCGTTAACAATGCGGTAGCGATGAACTATACAAGGTCAGGTAACTTCTACCTTGATAATAATGGATACATCGTAAACTCAAACGGAATGTACATGGTTGGAGAAACAGGGGAGAAGCGAATTCCAAATGACCAAATCATGGAAGCGTCCAACGCTGCGTTGAATTCTGGGGAGATTTTCTTTGATGAATACAGGGACTTTAGAAATGACACGAACAAATTCCTAGACCTTTCAATGAAGTTCTTGGAAGCTCAACGAACATTTGAAGATGCTGAAAAAGCGAATCTGGAATCAGGCGGAAATGATCCTCAACTTGCAGCAGCGGCGACAGCAGCCGAAACCGCCAGAGATAATGCAGCAACCCAGTTCAATGATTTCAATACGGATATTTATGTGAATCAAAGAACTGCTTTTACAACTTCAGCCCAAAACATGAACGACGGGATAGACAGTTTTATTGGTGAAACTGGTGAAGTAGCATACAGAATGATTGACCCGGTTGTCCAAGACCCAACCATCCCGATGCCTACTGCAGCAACAGCCAATGTCAATGACCTTTCAAATCTTGTAAGCTATGCACAATCAGTCAAAACCAGCCTTGACACCGCATACAAGACTTTCGAGAATTTCATCGCCAAAGCTGAAATGATCCAACAACCTACATGGACAGATTCATTAAGCGGCAGCCCTGGTCTAATCCAAATTCCGCCTAATGCAAGAAGCTTCAGTATTTCCGGAGATGGAAAAGTGAACTTTATTGATCAGTTTGGAGATTTAAAAGTTGCAGGTCAGCTAATGTTAGCTAAATTTCCAAATGATGCTGGTTTAGAAAGAATTGGAGAAAATCTATTCCAACAATCCAACAACTCCGGAACAATGGATAAAAATGGTGATGGAATCCAGCTTGAGGAAATGTTTAAACCAGGTGACGATGGCGCTGCATCCATTATTTCCGGCACACTTGAAATGTCCAATGTGGACTTATCTGAGGAATTTACGGAAATGATCACGGCTCAAAGAGGGTTCCAAGCGAACACCAGAATCATCACGACATCAGATGAAATTCTTCAAGAGCTTGTCAATCTGAAGCGATAAAGGGGGAAGGGATGAGTTGGAATAACTTAGCCCGACTAAAATGATAAAGCTAACAAAGCTTAACGGGAAGCCTTTTGCGCTCAATGTCTGGTTGATTGAGCAGGTAGAGGAAACACCTGATACGATGATTACCTTAAATAATGGTAAAAAGGTGATAGTCAAAGAGAGAATGGAAGAAGTGGTCCTGCATTGCAAAGAGTTCTTCGCTCACATGCATCATGGAACACATTTGGAGGGTACAAAAGATGTTTCGCAATAAGTTACTTAATATCATGATCATTATCCTCCTTGGTATTTCACTTATAGGAGTAATTGCATTGGTTACTGTGGATAAGTTCTATGCGGATGAATCAACTGAAGAGCCCACCATTGATGAAATCATTAAATACTCCATTGATTTCGATGAAATGACAACGAACCTGCAAAGCGGGGGCTATGTCCGTTTGAAGATGAAAGTCCAAACAGATAGTAAAAAAGCGACGGAAGAACTATTGAAAAGGGATTTTCAGGTTCAAAACATCGTGATACACCAAATTGCCAGCAAGACTGCTTCTGATTTTGAAGGTGGAAAAGGTCTGACGCAACTGGAAGAGGAAATTCAACAAAAAATCAATGAAGTGATGCAGGACGGAGAAATCGTGAAAGTCTATACAACCTCCTTTCTCCTTCAAAATTAATCACCCAAGAGATTCATGTAAATTAGGAGGTGGTGGATATGTCGACAGAAGTGATGTCACAAAGTGAAATAGATGCGCTTCTTTCTGCCCTATCGACAGGGGAAATGAACGCCGAGGAGCTAAAAAAGGAAAATCAGGAGAAAAAGGTTAAAGTATATGACTTTAAAAGGGCACTTCGGTTTTCCAAAGATCAAATCAGAAATTTAACAAGAATTCATGAAAACTTTGCCAGATTGTTAACGACCTATTTTTCTGCTCAATTGCGAACCTACATACAAATCAGTGTGGCGTCTGTAGATCAGCTGCCTTATGAAGAATTCATTCGTTCTATCCCTAAAATGACCATTCTGAATGTATTTGAAGTGGCGCCGCTTGAAGGAAGGGTTGTTCTTGAAATAAACCCAACTATTGCTTATGCGATGCTTGACAGGCAACTTGGAGGCAAGGGAACGGGCGTTAATAAAGTGGACAGCTTAACAGAAATAGAAACAAAGCTTATGACCACTCTTTTTGAGGGAGCCATTGAGAACTTCGGCGAAGCATGGGATACAATAGCGGACATTCAACCATTTCTTTCAGATTTAGAAGTGAATCCGCAGTTTCTGCAATTAGTTTCTCCGAATGAAACAGTAATAGTAATATCCATGAATATTACGATCGGTGAAGTAACGGGGATGATCAATATATGTATTCCTCATGTAGTGCTAGAGCCAGTTATTCCTAAATTATCTGCTCACTATTGGATGGAAGAGAAAAACAAAGTGAGGCAGGATCATGAGATAGCTACTCTAGAAAAAGCGATCAGAGCCACTGCATTAACGGTTACGACTGAATTGGGACACTCAGAAATATCTTTTTCAGATCTATTGAACATAACAATTGGTGATGTACTTCCACTACAACAGAAAATAGATGAGCCCATAATTGTCAAAGTGGACAATAAACCTAGTTTTTATGGACAGGTCGGCCAGGTGAAGAAAAATATGGCCGTACAGATTTTAGAAAAAATCAAGGAGGGATACGAGGATGATGAGTGATGGAATGTTATCTCAAGATGAGATAGATGCGTTGCTTCGAGGTACAGATAGCAACAATGAAGAACCCCTCTTTGTTGATCTTAATATTGAAGAATATCTATCTACAATGGAGCAGGATGCGCTTGGTGAAATTGGCAATATATCGTTTGGCAGTTCCGCAACCGCTTTATCCACTTTATTGAATCAAAAAGTTCAAATTACAACACCAAAGGTTACTTTGGTAGAGAAAAGCAGATTGGAAAGTGAATTCCCAGATCCTTATGTAGCAATAAGAGTAAGTTACACAGAAGGGTTTTCTGGTTCTAACATACTGGTTGTTGAACAAAAGGATGCTGCTATCATTGCAGATCTGATGCTTGGAGGAACAGGGGAGAACCCTCAGAATGAATTTGATGAAATTCACTTGAGTGCCGTCCATGAAGCGATGAATCAGATGATGGGTTCTGCCGCTACTTCCATGTCGACTGTGTTCGCAAAAAAGATTGATATTTCACCTCCTTCTGTCATGTTGATTGATTTTAAAGCAGGAGATGGGACCAGTGAGATGCCAGAAGATGAACTGTTAATTAAGGTGGCCTTTTCCATTAAGATCGGCAAATTAATAGATTCATCCATCATGCAAATACTTCCCTATCCATTTGCAAAGAAATTAGTGGAAGAACTCCTGCACCGCGATGACGAAACCAATCAAGTTTCAGAAGTTATCCAGGAAACAGAAAAACCAACTAGTCAAGCAAATGAATCTTCCTATGAGCAACGGAATCAAGAACAAACAGCTTCCACTGCAGATTACTATCAAAGGGAAGAAGAGCGTTCGGTTACAGAAGCTCCTATTAGAGAACATGCATATGCAGGCGGGCATGAAAGGCCTAGCAATCCTGCACCAAGAACGCAGCAAGCAGTTAATGTACAACCTGCAGTCTTCTCGAGTTTTGAAACAACAACCGTGGAAGAATCTGAACCTAATAACTTAAATATGCTTTTGGATATACCTCTACAGGTTACGGTGGAACTAGGAAGAACGAAGCGTTCTGTCAAAGACATCCTTGAATTGTCAACAGGCTCCATTATTGAACTGGATAAGCTTGCAGGGGAACCGGTGGATATTCTTGTCAATAACAAACTTATCGCGCAAGGTGAAGTGGTAGTGATAGATGAGAGTTTTGGAGTAAGAGTAACAGATATTGTAAGTCAAACAGATAGAATTAGAAAACTTCGATAGATCCTAGGAGGAAATAACATGAGTAAAAGAATTTTAATTGTGGATGATGCGGCATTTATGAGAATGATGATAAAAGATATCCTGACGAAAAACGGCTATGACGTTGTGGGTGAAGCAGCGGATGGCGTGCAAGCGGTGGAAAAATACAAAGAACACCACCCAGACCTAGTTACTATGGATATCACTATGCCTGAAATGGATGGAATCACTGCCCTTAAAGAAATCAAAGCGATCAATCCAAATGCAAAAGTAATCATGTGTTCTGCAATGGGGCAACAAGCAATGGTCATTGATGCAATCCAGGCGGGTGCGAAAGACTTCATCGTAAAACCTTTCCAGGCGGATCGAGTGATTGAAGCTATCCACAAAACTCTTTCATAGAGGTGTCTGTTTTGTATGCCAACAAGATTTTACGTAGTTTACTAGTGGTGGCTCTTCTATTTTCACTGCCGATGACAGGCTTTGCGGCCGGTTTAGAAAATAGTGTAAAAAACGAATTAGACAAACAAAAAGCTGATCAAACAGAAGGAGAACTGAACACTCCTTCTGAAGGTGAACAGGATATTTTGGAGCAAAAGCCGCCATCTGTCTCCTTTTTTGATTTTATTAAAATGATATTCGCTCTGTTATTTGTATTGGCACTGCTCTATGGAGCGTTGAAACTAATCAATAGCAGAAACAAGTTAGATAGTGGACGGTCGGTTGAAAACATTGGTGGGACAAACCTCGGAAACAACAAATCTCTTCAACTTGTGAAAGTTGGAAACAGTGTGTTGGTTGTCGGGGTGGGAGACTCCATCAATCTGCTGAAAGAAATAACAGATGAACAAGAACGTGAACAACTTATTCAGTCTTACAGAGACCGTTCTGAGAATATGACAATTAATTCCGATAAGTTGTCAAGTATGGTGGAAAAGTTCAAAGGAATAAAGAAAACAAACAGCAAATCAAGCTTTTCCTCTCTTTTACAAGATCAATTAGGTCAATTATCTAAAGATCGGAAAAAGAAGTTGACTGAAATGGATGATAAAAAGGAGTATGGGCAATGACGGAATTCATGGGACTATTTAGCGGGAATGAAGCGTCGACTGTCTCCACATCCGTGCAACTATTATTATTACTGACTGTTTTCTCTTTAGCACCAGCGATACTTATTTTGATGACTAGTTTTACGAGGATAATTATTGTGTTATCGTTTGTCCGAACATCCCTTGCCACCCAATCAATGCCGCCAAACCAAGTTTTAATAGGCCTTGCATTGTTTTTGACATTTTTTATTATGGCACCAACATTTTCACAAGTGAACGATCAGGCTCTTCAGCCTCTTTTCAACGAAGAAATAACGCTTGATGAGGCGTATGAAAAAGCGAGCATTCCTTTAAAGGAATTCATGAGCAAACATACTAGACAAAAGGACCTGGCATTATTTATCGATTATGCAGGAATGGAAAGACCTGAGAGCATTGAAGATATACCGCTTACCGTTCTTGTACCGGCTTTTGCCATCAGTGAATTAAAAACCGCCTTTCAGATTGGCTTTATGATCTTTATTCCCTTCCTAGTCATTGACATGGTTGTCGCAAGTGTTTTGATGAGTATGGGGATGATGATGTTGCCGCCTGTTATGATTTCTTTGCCGTTCAAGATTTTATTGTTCGTCCTTGTGGACGGTTGGTATTTAATCGTGAAATCTTTATTGCAAACATTTTGAATGAGGTGTAAAAATGAGCCCGGAATTTGTAATATCTATGGCAGAAAGAGGAGTTTATACGATTCTATTAATTAGCGCACCTCTTCTGATATTGGCTTTAGTCGTGGGCTTAATTGTAAGTATCTTTCAAGCAACAACCCAGATCCAAGAGCAAACACTGGCTTTTATACCGAAAATTGTAGCGGTATTGGTGGGGTTGGTTGTTTTTGGTCCGTGGATGCTGTCCAACATGCTTTCCTATGCTTTGGAAATCTTCAATAATATTCACCGGTATGTGAGTTAGTCCCATGCTAGAATGGGTGAACTATTTTCCAGCATTTTTATTGGTTTTGACAAGAGTGACGGCATTCTTTGTCACCCTGCCACTCTTTTCTTATCGGAATGTACCTTCCACTTTTAAAGTGGGTCTCGGATTTTTCTTTGCACTTGTTATGTCCTTTTCGTTGGACCTCCCGATTATAGGGATTGATGGGACATATATTTTGTTGGTAATAAAAGAGTTGATGGTAGGGCTTTTGATAGGTCTGGTCGCATATATGGTCTTATCTGCCATTCAAATTGCAGGGGGATTCATCGACTTCCAAATGGGATTTGCGATTGCCAATGTCATTGATCCGCAGACAGGCATACAGAGTCCAATCATGGGCCAATTCTTTTATACATTCGCCTTGCTGCTTCTTTTGGCTGTTAACGGGCACCACTTAATGATGGATGGCATCTTTTACAGCTATGAAATGATAGCAGTTACGCAGGCATGGATACCACTTGGGGAAGCACAAGTATTTGAGTTTGTGCTCAAAACAATCAACACCATGTTTGTCATAGCGTTGCAACTAGCCATTCCAATAGTCGGTGTACTATTTTTAGTGGATGTGGCGCTAGGGATTGTCGCTAGGACAGTGCCGCAGCTTAATGTTTTTGTGGTAGGTCTTCCTTTGAAGATAGGGGTAAGTTTTATTACGATCATATTCTCTCTCACCATCCTTTTCACCCTGTTTTATAAGCTTTTTGAACTCATGCTTTATACCATGAGAGGCTTATTGGAATTGCTTGGAGGTATCTAGATGACAAATTGGGTTAGGTTAGACCTGCAATATTTCAGTGGTGAAAAGACGGAGAAAGCTACACCGAAAAAGAAGCAGGATACAAGGAAAAAAGGGCAGGTTGCCAAAAGTGCAGATGTAAATACTTCCTTCGTATTAATTGCAGTTTTCTTATGTCTGTTTGCTATCGGCCCTTGGATGAAGGAAGAAGTATTGAAGCTGTTTGAGCATTCCTTCCGTGTTTATCTGCTCGAGGAAGTGACTGTCCAAAAAGTTCATATGATATTTCTGGAGTTGATTATGCAATTGATCTGGATCATCGGACCAATTATGCTAGCTGCTCTTCTTGGAGCAGTCATAGCAAATTATCTACAAGTAGGTCCATTATTCTCGACAGAAGCGATACATATGAAACTCAATAAGTTGGATCCAATACAAGGATTCAAACGGATTTATTCCGTTCGCGCCATAGTCGAATTCGTTAAGTCCATGCTGAAAATTGTTTTTGTAGGGATCATAACTTTTTCTATTTTGTGGATGAGTTTAGAAGAAGTGCTGATTCTTTCTCAAAAGAATTTACATGATGCGTTTGCCTTCTTGGGGACCTTGACCGTGAGAATGGGTTTGTTTGCAGGAGGAGCGTTGCTGTTTTTATCCATTTTCGATTATTTATATCAAAAGTATGATTATGAAAAAAACATCCGAATGTCTAAGCATGATGTAAAAGATGAGTATAAAAAAGCGGAAGGTGACCCGCTTATTAAATCAAAAATCAAGCAAAAACAACGCGAAATGGCGATGCAGAGGATGATGCAAGAGGTTCCTCAGGCAGATGTCATCATTACAAATCCGACCCATTATGCGATTGCATTGAAATATGATGAATCAAAAGGTGATGCGCCGATTGTTCTTGCTAAAGGCGTGGATTATGTCGCTAAAAAGATTAAAGAGAAAGCAAAAGAGCATAACATTGTCACAGTGGAAAATAAACCGCTGGCAAGGTCACTTTATAGCCAGGCTGAAATAGGAGATGCCATCCCTGAAGAATTTTTTCAGGCAGTAGCGGAGATTCTGGCATATGTTTATCGATTACAAAATCAAGTGAAATGATGGTTGAAAGAAAAGGAGAGATAGAAGTTCATGTCAGCTAAAGATTTATCCGTATTACTTAGTGTCATTTTGATTATTGCCATGTTAATTATTCCTTTTTATCCATGGATGCTAAGTATTTTTATCATTATTAATATCTCCCTTGCTCTAATTGTCCTATTAACAACCATGAATATTCAAGAGCCG
This window of the Sutcliffiella horikoshii genome carries:
- the fliY gene encoding flagellar motor switch phosphatase FliY, giving the protein MMSDGMLSQDEIDALLRGTDSNNEEPLFVDLNIEEYLSTMEQDALGEIGNISFGSSATALSTLLNQKVQITTPKVTLVEKSRLESEFPDPYVAIRVSYTEGFSGSNILVVEQKDAAIIADLMLGGTGENPQNEFDEIHLSAVHEAMNQMMGSAATSMSTVFAKKIDISPPSVMLIDFKAGDGTSEMPEDELLIKVAFSIKIGKLIDSSIMQILPYPFAKKLVEELLHRDDETNQVSEVIQETEKPTSQANESSYEQRNQEQTASTADYYQREEERSVTEAPIREHAYAGGHERPSNPAPRTQQAVNVQPAVFSSFETTTVEESEPNNLNMLLDIPLQVTVELGRTKRSVKDILELSTGSIIELDKLAGEPVDILVNNKLIAQGEVVVIDESFGVRVTDIVSQTDRIRKLR
- a CDS encoding response regulator, which encodes MSKRILIVDDAAFMRMMIKDILTKNGYDVVGEAADGVQAVEKYKEHHPDLVTMDITMPEMDGITALKEIKAINPNAKVIMCSAMGQQAMVIDAIQAGAKDFIVKPFQADRVIEAIHKTLS
- a CDS encoding flagellar biosynthetic protein FliO; this encodes MSVLYANKILRSLLVVALLFSLPMTGFAAGLENSVKNELDKQKADQTEGELNTPSEGEQDILEQKPPSVSFFDFIKMIFALLFVLALLYGALKLINSRNKLDSGRSVENIGGTNLGNNKSLQLVKVGNSVLVVGVGDSINLLKEITDEQEREQLIQSYRDRSENMTINSDKLSSMVEKFKGIKKTNSKSSFSSLLQDQLGQLSKDRKKKLTEMDDKKEYGQ
- the fliP gene encoding flagellar type III secretion system pore protein FliP (The bacterial flagellar biogenesis protein FliP forms a type III secretion system (T3SS)-type pore required for flagellar assembly.), producing MTEFMGLFSGNEASTVSTSVQLLLLLTVFSLAPAILILMTSFTRIIIVLSFVRTSLATQSMPPNQVLIGLALFLTFFIMAPTFSQVNDQALQPLFNEEITLDEAYEKASIPLKEFMSKHTRQKDLALFIDYAGMERPESIEDIPLTVLVPAFAISELKTAFQIGFMIFIPFLVIDMVVASVLMSMGMMMLPPVMISLPFKILLFVLVDGWYLIVKSLLQTF
- the fliQ gene encoding flagellar biosynthesis protein FliQ, with amino-acid sequence MSPEFVISMAERGVYTILLISAPLLILALVVGLIVSIFQATTQIQEQTLAFIPKIVAVLVGLVVFGPWMLSNMLSYALEIFNNIHRYVS
- the fliR gene encoding flagellar biosynthetic protein FliR, which codes for MLEWVNYFPAFLLVLTRVTAFFVTLPLFSYRNVPSTFKVGLGFFFALVMSFSLDLPIIGIDGTYILLVIKELMVGLLIGLVAYMVLSAIQIAGGFIDFQMGFAIANVIDPQTGIQSPIMGQFFYTFALLLLLAVNGHHLMMDGIFYSYEMIAVTQAWIPLGEAQVFEFVLKTINTMFVIALQLAIPIVGVLFLVDVALGIVARTVPQLNVFVVGLPLKIGVSFITIIFSLTILFTLFYKLFELMLYTMRGLLELLGGI
- the flhB gene encoding flagellar biosynthesis protein FlhB, yielding MTNWVRLDLQYFSGEKTEKATPKKKQDTRKKGQVAKSADVNTSFVLIAVFLCLFAIGPWMKEEVLKLFEHSFRVYLLEEVTVQKVHMIFLELIMQLIWIIGPIMLAALLGAVIANYLQVGPLFSTEAIHMKLNKLDPIQGFKRIYSVRAIVEFVKSMLKIVFVGIITFSILWMSLEEVLILSQKNLHDAFAFLGTLTVRMGLFAGGALLFLSIFDYLYQKYDYEKNIRMSKHDVKDEYKKAEGDPLIKSKIKQKQREMAMQRMMQEVPQADVIITNPTHYAIALKYDESKGDAPIVLAKGVDYVAKKIKEKAKEHNIVTVENKPLARSLYSQAEIGDAIPEEFFQAVAEILAYVYRLQNQVK